One window from the genome of Enterococcus haemoperoxidus ATCC BAA-382 encodes:
- a CDS encoding YneF family protein: MSTGLVVLIAIIALLAGAAGGFFLARKYMQDYFKKNPPVNEEMLRMMMMSMGQKPSEKKIRQMMQQMKNQGDK; the protein is encoded by the coding sequence ATGTCAACAGGTTTAGTAGTATTGATCGCAATTATCGCTTTATTAGCAGGTGCAGCAGGTGGATTTTTCCTTGCGCGCAAATATATGCAAGATTATTTTAAAAAGAATCCTCCCGTTAATGAGGAAATGTTACGAATGATGATGATGTCTATGGGACAAAAACCTTCTGAGAAGAAGATTCGTCAAATGATGCAGCAAATGAAGAACCAAGGAGACAAATAA
- a CDS encoding deoxyribonuclease IV — MLLGSHVSMSGKKMLLGSAEEAASYDATTFMIYTGAPQNTRRKPIEEMNIEAGQKFMAEHNLSNIVVHAPYIINLGNTIKLENFGFATSFLRQEIERAHALGATQITLHPGAHVGAGVDAGLKQIIKGLDEVLWKEQVPQIALETMAGKGTELGRTFEELATIIEGVKLNEKLSVTMDTCHINDAGYNVKDDFDGVLEEFDKIIGLDRLKVVHVNDSKNPMGSHKDRHANIGFGTIGFDALNKVVHHEKLKELPKILETPYVGADKKTSKAPYGYEIAMLKSQKFDPDLLEKIEGQ, encoded by the coding sequence ATGTTATTAGGTTCACACGTTAGTATGAGTGGTAAAAAAATGTTATTAGGTTCAGCGGAAGAGGCTGCGAGTTATGATGCAACGACTTTTATGATTTATACTGGAGCGCCGCAAAACACACGCCGTAAACCAATTGAAGAAATGAATATCGAAGCAGGTCAAAAATTTATGGCTGAGCATAATTTAAGCAATATCGTTGTGCATGCTCCTTATATTATTAATTTAGGAAATACGATCAAACTAGAAAATTTTGGATTTGCTACTTCTTTTTTACGTCAAGAAATTGAGCGTGCTCATGCATTAGGGGCAACACAAATCACACTTCATCCTGGTGCTCATGTAGGAGCTGGCGTGGATGCAGGGCTAAAACAAATCATCAAAGGGCTTGATGAAGTTTTATGGAAAGAGCAAGTACCTCAAATTGCACTTGAAACAATGGCTGGCAAAGGGACTGAATTAGGTCGTACGTTTGAAGAGTTGGCAACGATCATCGAAGGTGTTAAGTTAAATGAAAAATTGTCTGTCACAATGGATACATGTCATATCAATGATGCTGGCTATAATGTAAAAGATGATTTTGACGGTGTCTTAGAAGAATTTGATAAAATCATTGGATTAGATCGTCTGAAAGTAGTTCATGTCAATGATTCTAAAAATCCGATGGGTTCTCATAAAGACCGCCATGCTAATATTGGTTTTGGTACGATTGGGTTTGATGCATTAAATAAAGTGGTTCATCATGAAAAATTGAAAGAGCTACCTAAGATTTTAGAAACACCATATGTAGGTGCAGATAAGAAGACAAGTAAAGCACCTTATGGCTATGAAATTGCTATGTTAAAATCACAAAAATTTGATCCAGATTTATTGGAAAAAATTGAGGGACAGTAA
- a CDS encoding DUF1801 domain-containing protein, translated as MDHVQEYVENVDTKWQDSYQQLAKIIAENIPEGFALRLQYGMPTYVVPLSVFPEGYLGREDEPLPFISLAAQKKHLSLYHMGIMGNRELLTWFQEEYQKVVPTKLNMGKSCIRFSNPKNIPYELIGKLVGKISMEEWIASYTRFAEKNKK; from the coding sequence ATGGATCATGTTCAAGAATATGTAGAAAACGTCGATACAAAATGGCAAGATTCTTATCAACAATTGGCGAAAATCATTGCTGAAAATATACCTGAAGGCTTTGCTTTGCGTTTACAGTATGGAATGCCAACTTATGTTGTTCCTCTAAGTGTTTTTCCAGAGGGCTACCTAGGTAGAGAAGATGAACCATTACCTTTTATCAGTTTGGCTGCTCAGAAAAAGCACTTATCTTTGTATCATATGGGGATCATGGGGAATAGAGAGTTATTGACATGGTTTCAAGAAGAATATCAAAAGGTGGTTCCAACGAAATTGAACATGGGAAAAAGCTGTATTCGGTTTAGTAACCCGAAAAATATTCCTTATGAGTTGATAGGCAAATTAGTTGGTAAAATCTCAATGGAAGAATGGATCGCTAGTTATACTCGTTTTGCAGAAAAAAATAAGAAATAG
- a CDS encoding YdeI/OmpD-associated family protein, which produces MGKSIVEKLNLLSYSTKAIVNRPTKEYLSEIKETQKQLPTEPVDLLFVFVESMAGFKEIVSEVIEHQLLNKNGVLFVAYPKKGNKRYSTFVHRDEIFPTLQVDESDGYIANSTLKFNRMVSLDETFTVTGMKNIERKVKIKAVSSARVDDYIQFIPLVESFVENHKEAKILFEQLTLGYKKGWARYIYSAKQVTTQEKRKNEMIEILEKGFKSKELYRASSSS; this is translated from the coding sequence ATGGGGAAATCAATTGTCGAAAAATTGAACTTACTGAGTTATTCAACCAAAGCAATTGTTAATCGACCAACTAAAGAATATTTATCTGAAATAAAAGAAACACAAAAACAACTTCCGACAGAACCGGTAGATTTACTTTTTGTTTTTGTAGAATCGATGGCTGGATTTAAAGAGATTGTATCCGAAGTGATCGAGCACCAATTACTGAATAAGAATGGGGTACTCTTTGTTGCCTATCCAAAAAAAGGAAATAAAAGGTATTCAACGTTTGTTCATCGAGACGAAATTTTTCCCACACTTCAAGTGGATGAAAGTGACGGCTATATAGCAAATAGTACGTTAAAGTTCAATCGAATGGTTAGTTTGGATGAGACTTTTACAGTAACGGGTATGAAAAATATTGAACGAAAAGTAAAAATAAAAGCTGTTAGCAGCGCTCGTGTCGATGATTATATTCAGTTTATACCATTAGTAGAATCGTTTGTTGAAAATCATAAAGAAGCAAAAATTTTATTTGAACAACTAACATTAGGGTATAAAAAAGGTTGGGCAAGATATATTTATAGTGCCAAACAAGTAACAACACAAGAGAAAAGAAAAAATGAAATGATCGAGATTTTGGAAAAAGGATTCAAATCGAAAGAATTGTATCGGGCAAGTAGTTCTAGTTAG
- a CDS encoding iron chaperone, with translation MTIIEDYISNTPEDRQAKLKQLYTTIKQLIPEATEKMSYGMPTFYLNGNLVHFANAKNHIGFYPAPTAIEAFKHELTKFKTSKGAIQFPLDCELPIELIKKIVLFRLEENTK, from the coding sequence ATGACCATCATTGAAGATTATATCTCAAATACTCCAGAAGATCGCCAAGCTAAACTAAAACAACTCTATACAACAATCAAGCAACTTATCCCTGAAGCAACAGAAAAAATGTCTTATGGAATGCCCACTTTCTACTTAAATGGAAACCTAGTTCATTTTGCTAATGCCAAAAATCACATTGGTTTTTATCCTGCACCAACAGCTATTGAAGCATTCAAACATGAACTGACAAAATTTAAAACAAGTAAAGGAGCCATTCAATTTCCTCTTGATTGTGAGTTACCAATAGAATTGATCAAAAAAATCGTATTATTTAGATTAGAAGAAAACACTAAATAA
- a CDS encoding transglycosylase domain-containing protein — MYHYIEVKLLDNQNNSRQTEKHSTKGPEKKKIFLIINVVIRVLQSLFVFAVIILLLGGALGLGIGMGYFAFLVEDTQPPTKEELQTEISDITEVSRMTYADGTNIAMIKSDLVRTRVDGDHISPLLKKAIISTEDEYFEEHKGVVPKAVIRALVSDATGMGGSSGGSTLTQQLVKQQILTDETTFKRKANEILLAYRIEKYFSKDEIVTTYLNVSPFGRNNKGENIAGVEEAAKGLFGKSANDLTLPQAAFIAGLPQSPIIYTPYSNTGALKADENLAYGMKRKDFVLFSMYREKAITKEEYEAAKNYDLKQDFQPQQESNQNSESYLYNAVLEQAANTVMDINIEKAGVKKEDLDELGISQYKDQARKEIQNRGYTIQSTIDQTVYDTMQNAVANFGYMLDDGYGAGLVETGNVLMDNKTGRIIGFVAGRDFNVSQSNHALDTIRQVGSTIKPISVYGPAIDQGMIGSESRLANYPTSYRGGDELTNATNSGTNTFDTVRHSLEWSYNIPVYHLNEAMKAQMGDDNFSYNNYLSKMNYPASDAWAYESAPLGSIEATVLTQTNGFQALANKGQYQKGYMIDKITDNSGKVIYEHKNTPVQVYSEATASIMNDMMRSVLDSKITTPFKNMINGLNPAFGNVDWIGKTGTTDAYKDAWLVVSTPTITLGSWTGYDNPTAMSPNSGDQNSAYLANLANAIYSVRPDLFGTGEKFTLSKDVIKSNVSSFTGEKPGTFTYNGGTYTAPGPNVESFYAKDGAPKSKYKFGYGGSDANYSAYWGRYATSSPSNGGATTTPSSEKKEDKKKEDNKKENTTPTSSGNSN; from the coding sequence ATGTATCATTATATTGAGGTGAAGCTTTTGGACAATCAGAATAATTCCCGTCAAACGGAAAAACATTCTACTAAAGGACCAGAAAAGAAAAAGATTTTTTTGATTATAAATGTAGTGATTCGTGTACTGCAATCCCTATTTGTCTTTGCAGTTATTATTCTACTATTAGGTGGGGCTTTGGGACTAGGAATTGGTATGGGGTATTTTGCTTTTCTAGTCGAAGATACACAACCACCAACAAAAGAGGAGCTCCAGACAGAAATCAGTGATATCACAGAAGTTTCTCGAATGACTTATGCTGATGGCACCAATATCGCGATGATCAAATCTGATTTAGTCAGAACAAGAGTTGACGGAGATCATATCTCTCCTCTCTTGAAAAAAGCAATTATTTCGACTGAGGATGAATACTTTGAAGAACATAAAGGTGTAGTTCCAAAAGCAGTTATAAGAGCGCTTGTTTCTGATGCAACAGGTATGGGCGGTTCATCTGGGGGATCGACACTAACACAACAATTAGTAAAACAACAAATTTTGACAGATGAAACTACGTTCAAACGAAAAGCAAATGAAATATTACTTGCTTATCGCATTGAAAAGTACTTTTCAAAAGATGAGATCGTCACCACTTATCTAAATGTTTCACCTTTTGGTCGTAATAACAAAGGTGAAAATATTGCAGGTGTTGAAGAAGCTGCCAAAGGTCTTTTTGGCAAAAGTGCCAATGATTTAACGCTTCCTCAAGCAGCTTTTATTGCAGGTCTTCCACAAAGCCCAATTATTTACACTCCTTATAGCAATACCGGGGCTTTAAAAGCAGATGAAAATTTGGCTTATGGAATGAAACGCAAAGATTTTGTTTTATTCAGTATGTATCGTGAAAAAGCTATTACAAAAGAAGAATATGAAGCAGCAAAAAACTATGATTTGAAACAAGATTTCCAACCGCAACAAGAATCCAATCAAAACTCTGAAAGTTATCTTTACAACGCTGTATTAGAACAAGCAGCCAATACAGTAATGGACATCAATATAGAAAAAGCTGGTGTCAAAAAAGAAGACCTTGATGAACTAGGAATTTCTCAATACAAGGATCAAGCACGAAAAGAAATTCAAAATCGTGGTTATACGATTCAATCCACAATTGATCAAACAGTTTATGATACCATGCAAAACGCTGTCGCAAACTTTGGCTATATGCTAGATGATGGTTATGGTGCAGGACTTGTTGAGACTGGAAATGTTTTGATGGACAATAAAACGGGTAGAATCATCGGTTTTGTAGCTGGTCGAGACTTCAATGTCAGCCAAAGCAATCATGCATTAGATACAATCCGTCAAGTTGGTTCTACAATCAAACCGATTTCGGTTTACGGACCTGCCATCGACCAAGGAATGATTGGTTCTGAAAGTCGCTTAGCCAATTATCCTACCTCATATAGAGGCGGTGATGAACTAACGAATGCAACAAATTCTGGAACAAATACATTCGATACTGTTCGTCATTCATTAGAGTGGTCGTATAATATTCCTGTCTACCATTTAAATGAAGCTATGAAGGCACAGATGGGTGATGATAATTTCTCTTACAATAACTATCTAAGTAAAATGAATTATCCAGCTAGCGATGCATGGGCTTATGAATCGGCGCCTTTAGGTTCTATAGAAGCAACTGTTTTAACTCAAACAAATGGGTTTCAGGCCCTCGCTAATAAAGGACAATATCAAAAAGGCTATATGATTGATAAGATCACAGACAATAGTGGAAAAGTGATTTATGAACATAAAAATACACCGGTTCAAGTCTATTCAGAAGCTACGGCTTCGATCATGAATGACATGATGCGCTCGGTCTTAGATTCAAAAATAACCACTCCGTTCAAAAATATGATCAATGGCCTTAATCCTGCTTTCGGAAATGTCGACTGGATTGGTAAAACAGGAACAACAGATGCTTATAAAGATGCTTGGTTAGTCGTTTCAACACCGACTATTACCTTAGGTTCTTGGACAGGTTATGATAACCCTACAGCAATGAGCCCTAACAGTGGGGATCAAAATAGTGCCTACTTAGCAAACTTGGCAAATGCAATCTATTCTGTCAGACCTGATCTATTCGGTACTGGTGAAAAATTCACCCTTTCTAAAGATGTAATCAAGTCAAATGTATCAAGCTTTACAGGAGAAAAACCGGGTACTTTCACCTATAATGGTGGAACATACACAGCTCCTGGTCCAAATGTTGAATCATTCTATGCAAAAGATGGTGCTCCAAAAAGCAAATACAAATTTGGCTATGGCGGATCCGACGCTAACTACAGTGCTTATTGGGGCCGCTATGCAACATCTTCCCCTTCAAATGGAGGTGCAACAACAACTCCTTCTTCTGAGAAAAAAGAAGACAAGAAAAAAGAGGACAATAAGAAAGAAAATACCACGCCCACATCAAGTGGAAACAGTAACTAA
- a CDS encoding sugar O-acetyltransferase, whose translation MNMRERILAGKLFLDDCEELPEERMLAKRRMVALNQTSPDDLEKRFKLLDEIFGIKINAWVEPPFYFCYGRNIEIGEECFLNMGCTFIDDAKIKIGNKVAFGPGVTIATVGHPIHPDYRRLMYGSPVTIEENCWIGANTTICPGITIGKNSVIGAGSVVTKDIPENSVAVGNPCKVIRKISEKDRQFYYRDEPFMKEDLEEVYRLNGTDYM comes from the coding sequence ATGAATATGAGAGAGAGAATTCTTGCTGGAAAGCTGTTTTTGGATGATTGTGAAGAATTACCTGAAGAACGAATGTTGGCAAAAAGAAGAATGGTAGCGCTTAATCAAACGTCGCCAGATGACTTAGAAAAAAGGTTTAAACTTTTAGATGAGATTTTTGGTATAAAAATAAATGCTTGGGTTGAACCACCTTTTTATTTTTGCTATGGTCGTAATATTGAGATTGGGGAAGAATGCTTCTTAAATATGGGATGTACCTTTATTGATGATGCTAAAATTAAAATTGGTAATAAGGTTGCTTTTGGCCCGGGCGTTACGATAGCGACTGTTGGTCATCCTATCCACCCAGATTATCGACGATTGATGTATGGAAGTCCTGTAACGATTGAAGAGAATTGCTGGATCGGAGCTAATACTACGATTTGTCCTGGTATAACGATTGGTAAAAATAGTGTTATTGGAGCAGGGAGTGTTGTGACGAAAGATATTCCAGAAAACTCAGTGGCTGTAGGGAATCCTTGTAAGGTGATACGCAAAATTAGTGAGAAAGACCGTCAATTTTATTATAGAGATGAACCTTTTATGAAAGAAGATTTAGAAGAAGTCTATCGTTTAAACGGTACAGATTATATGTGA